One genomic segment of Pseudoalteromonas sp. GCY includes these proteins:
- a CDS encoding alpha/beta hydrolase family protein: MKLRTAVTLLFTAVSAQLSASPLDESKIQFLGPIAGESTIKPADTAHRDAIIENLLPSLQQDAKQVTLFNNESKWQPLNKISQLTIPGLQALKFNFTTERFVSGKLKLEGIEKAKVFLNGEQVSGVKEVQLDVVKGDHQILVIAEQVNDWNKVDLSFEGEAAHDVITLTEKQTKALSAKQLFDAPTVSAISLAPNGEYYISTVRHYDDEKGNSAITETALYNEDGDMLYNFDGMSANSFAWRDDSSKLTYLKDNKAYVLDVKTFKRTQVATKLNGANSIEFFDNETLIFAWTNSGKEEGKLTKHYQGLEDRWSYARTQSQIFLLDIKSGLLNPVTVGAQSHSLADFDAQANTVLATRNKQDYTQPPHMLTELVEIDLSNNQQSVIGQYRTFSGAQYTKNGIYVIAGPDFAEGAGQNLPEGMLANNYDGQLYWIDRKGNNVKALSKNFDPAISSFTVLNNGDVVLKATDQDRQQLFFFDESKSAFKRLNTGLDVVANYSVSGERNPEILFTGTTASTPQQLKTMSASDKRADTLWDSKNIAYQNAEIANLEEFNFTNTEGVEIRGRVYLPHDLDKAKKYPALVYYYGGTSPVTRGFTGRYPFNLWAAKGYVVYVLQPTGATGFGQKFSAEHVNAWGEHTANDIIMGTKEFVKAYPFVDDKRLGNLGASYGGFMTMLLTTKTDLFSASISHAGISNITSYWGQGWWGYLYSGEASKGSFPWNNPTLYSQHSPVFNADKVTTPLLLIHGDADTNVPPGESHNMYTALKILGQDVELVEYKGADHQIVARDQRFHWWNTMLAYFDKHLKQEPQWWEHLYGK; this comes from the coding sequence ATGAAATTACGTACAGCCGTCACTCTACTATTTACGGCAGTCTCAGCACAACTTTCAGCAAGCCCATTAGACGAATCAAAAATACAATTTTTGGGTCCCATCGCAGGCGAATCAACAATAAAGCCAGCTGACACAGCTCATCGTGATGCAATTATTGAAAACCTGCTACCATCATTACAACAAGACGCTAAACAGGTAACGCTATTCAATAATGAAAGCAAATGGCAACCACTGAATAAAATATCTCAATTAACGATACCTGGACTGCAGGCTCTAAAGTTTAATTTCACTACTGAACGTTTTGTTTCAGGTAAGCTAAAGCTTGAGGGCATTGAGAAAGCCAAAGTATTTCTAAATGGAGAGCAAGTCTCCGGTGTTAAAGAGGTTCAGCTTGATGTAGTCAAGGGCGATCATCAAATCCTCGTTATCGCTGAGCAGGTAAATGACTGGAATAAGGTTGATCTAAGCTTTGAAGGCGAAGCAGCACATGACGTTATCACGCTAACAGAAAAACAAACCAAAGCGCTGTCTGCAAAGCAGTTGTTTGATGCTCCAACGGTGAGTGCTATCTCACTTGCACCTAACGGCGAATATTACATTTCTACCGTACGCCACTATGATGATGAAAAAGGCAACTCAGCAATCACCGAAACTGCTTTATACAATGAAGATGGTGACATGCTTTACAATTTCGATGGTATGAGTGCAAATAGCTTTGCGTGGCGTGATGACAGCAGCAAACTCACCTATTTAAAAGACAATAAAGCTTACGTCCTAGATGTAAAAACCTTTAAACGTACTCAAGTTGCTACTAAGCTCAATGGCGCGAATAGTATCGAGTTTTTTGATAATGAAACGCTTATTTTTGCTTGGACCAACAGCGGCAAAGAAGAAGGCAAACTGACAAAACATTATCAAGGATTAGAAGATAGATGGTCATATGCTCGCACCCAATCGCAAATCTTCCTACTCGATATCAAAAGTGGGCTACTTAATCCTGTGACCGTTGGCGCACAAAGCCACAGTTTGGCTGACTTTGACGCACAAGCAAACACGGTTTTAGCGACGCGTAATAAGCAAGACTACACGCAACCACCTCACATGTTGACAGAGTTAGTAGAAATCGATCTATCAAACAATCAGCAAAGTGTCATTGGCCAGTATCGTACATTTAGTGGCGCTCAATACACTAAAAATGGGATTTATGTAATAGCAGGTCCTGATTTTGCAGAAGGTGCGGGGCAAAACTTACCTGAAGGTATGCTCGCGAATAACTATGATGGCCAACTTTATTGGATAGATCGCAAAGGCAACAATGTAAAAGCACTGAGTAAAAACTTTGACCCGGCCATAAGCAGCTTCACCGTGCTCAATAATGGCGATGTGGTACTAAAAGCGACTGACCAAGATCGTCAACAGCTTTTCTTCTTCGACGAAAGTAAATCTGCATTCAAACGCTTAAATACTGGGCTGGATGTTGTCGCGAACTATTCTGTGTCCGGTGAACGTAATCCAGAGATCTTATTCACCGGAACTACTGCATCAACTCCACAACAGTTAAAAACCATGTCTGCCTCAGATAAGCGAGCTGACACGCTATGGGACTCAAAAAATATCGCATATCAGAATGCGGAAATTGCCAACCTGGAAGAGTTTAATTTTACTAATACTGAAGGCGTGGAGATTAGGGGGCGAGTGTATCTACCACACGATTTAGACAAAGCTAAAAAATACCCAGCACTCGTCTATTACTATGGCGGTACCTCTCCAGTGACTCGTGGCTTCACAGGGCGTTATCCATTTAACTTATGGGCAGCCAAAGGCTATGTTGTTTATGTCTTGCAACCAACCGGTGCAACAGGTTTTGGTCAGAAATTCTCAGCAGAGCACGTCAATGCTTGGGGTGAACACACCGCTAACGATATCATCATGGGTACCAAAGAGTTTGTGAAAGCCTACCCTTTCGTTGATGACAAGCGTTTAGGTAATTTAGGTGCTTCTTACGGTGGCTTCATGACTATGCTGCTGACAACAAAAACTGATTTGTTCTCAGCTTCTATCTCACATGCTGGTATTTCTAATATTACTTCATACTGGGGCCAAGGCTGGTGGGGTTATTTGTATTCCGGTGAGGCCTCAAAAGGAAGTTTCCCCTGGAACAACCCAACGCTTTACTCGCAACATAGTCCGGTATTTAATGCGGACAAAGTAACAACACCATTATTGTTAATCCATGGCGACGCTGATACCAATGTGCCGCCAGGTGAAAGTCACAATATGTATACCGCGTTGAAGATCCTTGGCCAAGATGTTGAATTGGTCGAATACAAAGGCGCAGATCACCAAATTGTGGCTCGTGACCAGCGCTTCCATTGGTGGAACACCATGCTTGCTTATTTCGATAAACATTTAAAGCAAGAACCACAGTGGTGGGAACATCTATACGGTAAGTAA
- a CDS encoding response regulator transcription factor has product MSIKVLLVEDDELLAKRLCSHFENTEFSITVDNTGATALELIQAQTQNPFALAIVDVVLPATDGLQLAKEINTLSDLGVIMLSSRDSQADRIAGLAQGADDYVCKPVDTLELELRMRALYKRLVGNKDDESEEFIEYADFKLHPDNRTLINQHGIESRLTEAEHKVLICLISNAGRATSRERISEDIGQPDWSPSDRTVDVLVGRLRKKLGDEKEQKRIVTVRGKGYMLSA; this is encoded by the coding sequence ATGAGCATAAAGGTTTTATTAGTTGAAGATGATGAACTCTTAGCAAAGCGGCTGTGTAGTCACTTTGAAAATACCGAGTTCAGTATCACTGTAGACAATACGGGTGCTACTGCGCTTGAGCTTATTCAAGCTCAAACCCAAAACCCATTTGCACTTGCTATTGTTGATGTTGTTTTACCCGCCACTGATGGCCTGCAACTCGCAAAAGAGATTAATACCTTATCAGACCTTGGTGTCATCATGCTTTCCAGTCGAGACTCTCAAGCCGACAGAATCGCAGGTCTTGCGCAAGGTGCTGATGACTACGTCTGTAAACCAGTGGATACGCTTGAGCTTGAACTGCGTATGCGTGCCTTATACAAACGTTTAGTTGGTAATAAAGACGATGAATCGGAAGAGTTTATCGAATATGCTGACTTTAAACTGCATCCTGATAATCGTACCTTAATCAATCAACACGGCATTGAATCTCGACTTACCGAAGCAGAGCATAAAGTATTGATTTGTCTTATTTCTAATGCAGGAAGGGCAACATCCAGAGAGCGTATTTCAGAAGACATTGGGCAACCGGATTGGAGCCCAAGTGACAGAACGGTTGATGTGTTAGTTGGCCGACTACGCAAAAAACTCGGCGATGAAAAAGAGCAAAAACGCATTGTTACGGTTCGTGGTAAAGGTTATATGTTGTCAGCTTAA
- a CDS encoding YifB family Mg chelatase-like AAA ATPase, whose translation MSLARVFTRAQVGITAPEVIVEVHLSNGLPAFSIVGLPETSVKEAKERVRSALVNAGFLFPEQRITVNLAPADLPKDGGRFDFAIALGVLVASGQLDSHAIADKEFYGELALNGELRTVTAILPSVIAAAKEGRTAYLPIGNDAVASLAADANRVAISCLRTAWLGLSGQQSLMFNQLYPDDLNIQASGGSLLDMAEVKGQEGAKRVLEIAAAGGHNVLFLGPPGTGKSMLAQRLPTIMPLMTDNQALETASIYSILGKTISQSNWKTRPFRAPHHTCSAVALVGGSSNPKPGEISLSNNGVLFLDELPEFDRKVLDSLREPMETGMVTISRAARQVDYPANFQLIAALNPSPTGCYTDKRASPDQVLRYLAKISGPFLDRIDLQVELPRLKTEELQSQSDGESSATIRARVEQAYKTALARQGKCNDQLSVKELNHICYLADAERLFLAKAAEKLKLSPRSYHRIIKVARTIADLSSTPNISLSHLKEALSYRALERLLAQLTQY comes from the coding sequence ATGTCTTTAGCAAGAGTCTTCACTCGAGCACAAGTTGGCATTACCGCACCAGAGGTAATTGTTGAGGTGCACCTAAGCAATGGTTTACCTGCCTTTAGTATTGTTGGATTACCCGAAACCTCAGTTAAAGAAGCCAAAGAACGCGTCCGTAGTGCGCTTGTTAATGCTGGCTTTTTATTTCCAGAACAGCGTATCACAGTAAACTTAGCACCTGCAGATCTACCCAAAGACGGGGGCCGCTTTGACTTTGCAATCGCACTAGGTGTTCTCGTCGCATCAGGGCAGTTAGATAGCCATGCTATTGCTGATAAAGAGTTTTATGGTGAGCTTGCGTTAAACGGTGAGCTGAGGACGGTCACTGCCATTTTGCCATCTGTTATTGCTGCAGCGAAGGAGGGGCGAACTGCTTACTTGCCAATTGGTAACGATGCAGTTGCGAGCCTTGCAGCTGATGCCAATCGTGTTGCTATAAGCTGCTTGCGTACAGCATGGTTAGGCTTAAGCGGCCAGCAATCACTGATGTTTAATCAACTCTACCCAGACGATTTAAATATACAAGCTTCAGGTGGGAGCTTGCTGGATATGGCTGAGGTGAAAGGGCAAGAGGGAGCGAAGCGAGTACTAGAAATAGCCGCGGCAGGTGGGCATAACGTTTTATTTCTTGGCCCTCCTGGCACTGGAAAATCGATGCTTGCTCAGCGCTTACCCACGATAATGCCATTAATGACGGATAATCAGGCGTTAGAAACGGCTTCTATCTATTCCATACTGGGAAAAACAATCAGCCAATCGAACTGGAAAACAAGGCCTTTTAGAGCTCCACATCACACTTGCTCTGCGGTAGCCTTGGTTGGAGGATCATCAAATCCTAAGCCTGGGGAGATATCATTGTCAAATAATGGCGTTCTATTTTTGGACGAATTACCAGAATTTGATAGGAAGGTACTAGACTCATTACGTGAACCGATGGAAACGGGCATGGTAACGATTTCGCGCGCAGCTCGGCAAGTTGATTACCCTGCAAACTTTCAACTGATAGCAGCATTAAATCCCAGTCCTACAGGTTGTTACACTGACAAAAGAGCGTCTCCAGATCAAGTATTGCGCTATTTGGCTAAGATTTCAGGTCCATTTTTAGACCGAATAGATCTACAGGTAGAATTACCTCGTCTAAAAACAGAAGAACTACAATCCCAGAGTGATGGAGAGTCTAGTGCAACAATAAGAGCTAGGGTGGAGCAGGCTTATAAAACAGCTTTAGCACGTCAGGGAAAATGTAACGACCAACTGAGTGTAAAAGAACTAAATCATATCTGCTATCTTGCTGATGCTGAACGTTTATTTCTAGCAAAGGCAGCAGAAAAACTAAAGCTATCACCACGTTCATATCATCGAATAATCAAGGTTGCACGTACCATAGCGGATCTGAGCTCGACACCTAATATTAGCTTATCACATTTAAAGGAAGCGCTTAGTTATCGCGCGCTGGAGAGGTTGTTAGCTCAGTTAACACAGTATTAG
- a CDS encoding trimeric intracellular cation channel family protein, with protein MSELYHWFDLLGVMVFAISGTLIAHSKHMDGFGVIVLATVTGIGGGTLRDLILDQPVFWLHDTSYIYAILFAVAVSIWWLNRHQNIPRTVLQVADAIGLAFFAVMGVQKALSIGMPDTTAVIMGVLTGCFGGVIRDVLAREIPLLLKGELYAITCIFGGIVYTQAIKLGMATEYVMVLSMAATLLLRLAAMRYHLVLHVFSYKY; from the coding sequence ATGTCAGAACTCTATCATTGGTTTGATCTCTTGGGTGTTATGGTTTTTGCAATCTCGGGAACCTTAATTGCGCATAGTAAACATATGGATGGCTTTGGTGTGATTGTCCTTGCGACTGTGACTGGTATCGGAGGGGGAACATTACGAGACTTGATTTTAGATCAACCCGTTTTTTGGCTTCATGATACTAGCTATATTTACGCTATTTTATTTGCTGTCGCTGTGAGTATATGGTGGTTAAATCGGCATCAAAATATTCCAAGGACTGTACTGCAGGTTGCTGATGCCATTGGGCTTGCTTTTTTCGCTGTAATGGGAGTACAAAAGGCTTTAAGTATTGGGATGCCTGATACTACAGCTGTGATCATGGGCGTATTGACCGGGTGTTTTGGTGGCGTCATCAGAGACGTATTAGCTCGAGAAATCCCCCTTCTTCTAAAAGGAGAGTTATACGCGATCACCTGCATTTTTGGCGGGATAGTCTATACTCAAGCAATTAAATTGGGCATGGCAACAGAATACGTAATGGTATTGTCCATGGCGGCAACCTTGTTATTAAGATTAGCGGCTATGCGATACCACTTGGTGTTACACGTATTTAGCTATAAATATTAA
- a CDS encoding RNA recognition motif domain-containing protein codes for MKSFDHKVILITLVIAVASFFIVDLALSSTQLDAALMLAVGIIIGSVVSQFLKSDTQQEKQSNLSTTTLYVGNLPYRANEHVVRELFEEQGQVFSVRLLKDKNTGKRRGFGFVEMSKQDAEKAITQLNEREFQQRTLKVREAKQKPEGEMDHSPA; via the coding sequence ATGAAGTCTTTTGATCATAAAGTAATTTTGATCACTTTGGTTATTGCAGTAGCGAGCTTTTTCATTGTTGATCTTGCATTAAGCTCTACACAGCTCGACGCTGCTCTTATGCTTGCCGTAGGTATTATCATCGGTAGTGTAGTAAGCCAGTTTTTAAAAAGTGATACACAACAAGAAAAACAATCAAACTTATCAACTACTACATTATATGTAGGCAATCTACCATATCGAGCCAACGAACATGTTGTCCGCGAACTTTTCGAAGAGCAAGGGCAAGTATTTTCAGTTCGTCTACTTAAGGATAAAAACACAGGCAAACGACGTGGTTTTGGTTTTGTTGAGATGTCTAAGCAAGATGCAGAAAAGGCGATTACTCAACTCAATGAGCGTGAATTTCAACAGCGTACATTAAAAGTAAGAGAAGCAAAGCAAAAGCCTGAAGGTGAGATGGATCACTCACCCGCTTAA
- the murI gene encoding glutamate racemase: protein MSHILVFDSGIGGTSVLSHLKACLQGVSFSYVMDNAFLPYGLQPQELIKSRIKGLIRWQQQYLGNVDLIVIACNTASTYALEEARKHTQIPIIGVVPAVKPAASSSKTKHIALLATPATSNNAYTHKLIMDFTSGCKVETLHSTELVRIAEHFYWHSELDKEALCAEIARLNIPATVDRLVLGCTHFPLIAHDIKNCLQKHVELVDSGKAIANRAVSLLGSQIVGEKVPSASEVRFYATAPIMGSKEAISIINLNKD, encoded by the coding sequence TTGTCGCATATTTTGGTTTTCGATTCGGGGATCGGTGGCACCAGTGTGCTGTCGCACTTAAAGGCATGTTTGCAGGGGGTTTCATTTAGTTATGTTATGGACAACGCTTTTCTCCCTTATGGTCTTCAGCCTCAAGAGCTAATCAAATCACGTATCAAGGGACTTATTCGTTGGCAACAGCAATACTTGGGCAATGTTGATCTTATCGTTATTGCATGTAATACCGCTTCAACATACGCATTAGAAGAAGCCAGAAAACATACCCAGATACCAATTATAGGTGTGGTTCCTGCTGTTAAGCCTGCTGCATCTAGTTCAAAGACCAAGCACATCGCACTATTGGCAACACCGGCAACGTCAAATAATGCTTATACACATAAGCTCATCATGGATTTTACCTCAGGTTGTAAAGTTGAAACTTTGCATTCAACGGAGCTTGTAAGGATCGCTGAGCACTTTTATTGGCATAGCGAGTTGGATAAAGAGGCACTTTGTGCGGAAATAGCTCGGCTTAACATTCCAGCCACTGTTGATAGGCTAGTGTTGGGATGTACACATTTTCCTTTGATAGCTCACGATATCAAGAATTGCTTACAGAAGCATGTGGAGCTGGTTGATTCAGGCAAAGCAATAGCCAATCGCGCAGTGTCATTGTTGGGAAGTCAAATAGTAGGAGAAAAGGTGCCGAGTGCATCGGAAGTGCGTTTCTATGCAACGGCACCAATAATGGGTAGTAAAGAAGCAATCTCTATTATTAATTTAAATAAAGATTAA